Proteins found in one Mixophyes fleayi isolate aMixFle1 chromosome 8, aMixFle1.hap1, whole genome shotgun sequence genomic segment:
- the OMD gene encoding osteomodulin encodes MGILIWLLVLALMFVPRGLCQYDGYDYDTDYGPGPDSEYQPPFHFPHSIDYNVPSIPYTTDCARECYCPPSSIITMYCDNRKLKAIPQIPSRIQQLYLQHNEIEAVNKKSFINATSLREINLSHNKLKSQKIDIGVFATSPHLNQILLNNNDLEEIPSPFSNSVERIFLGSNKINKLREQDLQGLVNVTMLDLCNNRIDNVKGKTLSKLTNLMQLNICNNKLSSMPANLPQSLMYLSLENNTISKIPDDYFTKLQNLIAIRISHNKLEEVALRMFNLPKLMELNLSHNKLRRIFYIPRSLEHLYLNDNEFEILNITLMCPVMDQMHRLTYLRVDQNKLKGPVSTLAFLCFPHIQSIYYGEQKRGAGESPFLRIPQYPLPEEERDDDDDDDFMQYHREEQGPVVEEMEEEENDFDDYSY; translated from the exons ATGGGCATTCTCATCTGGTTATTGGTACTGGCTTTGATGTTTGTTCCACGAGGACTCTGCCAATATGATGGTTATGACTATGACACAGATTATGGGCCTGGACCAGATTCTGAATATCAGCCACCCTTTCATTTTCCACACAGCATAGATTATAATGTCCCAAGTATTCCTTACACAACTGACTGTGCTAGGGAATGTTACTGCCCACCTTCATCAATAATCACCATGTACTGTGACAACAGGAAGCTCAAGGCCATTCCCCAAATACCATCCCGCATTCAGCAGCTCTACCTTCAGCACAATGAAATCGAAGCAGTTAATAAAAAGTCTTTCATTAACGCCACTTCGCTAAGGGAAATTAATCTGAGCCACAACAAACTCAAATCACAAAAAATCGATATCGGTGTGTTTGCTACGTCTCCTCATCTAAATCAAATATTATTAAACAACAATGACTTAGAAGAGATTCCATCGCCCTTTTCAAATTCTGTCGAAAGGATCTTCCTTGGTTCAAACAAGATTAATAAACTCAGAGAGCAAGATCTTCAAGGCTTAGTGAATGTCACCATGCTTGACCTCTGCAACAATCGTATTGATAATGTTAAGGGGAAGACACTTAGCAAATTGACAAATTTGATGCAGCTCAATATCTGTAACAACAAACTGTCTTCCATGCCTGCAAACCTTCCACAATCCCTCATGTACCTGTCATTGGAGAATAATACCATTTCCAAGATCCCAGATGACTATTTCACAAAGCTTCAAAATCTAATTGCAATTCGAATATCACACAACAAGCTTGAGGAGGTTGCTTTGCGAATGTTTAACCTTCCAAAACTTATGGAACTGAACCTGAGTCATAACAAATTACGGCGTATCTTCTATATTCCTCGATCACTGGAGCACCTCTATTTAAATGACAATGAATTTGAAA TCTTAAACATAACTTTGATGTGCCCGGTAATGGATCAAATGCATCGCCTGACCTACCTCCGTGTGGATCAAAATAAATTGAAGGGACCTGTAAGCACATTAGCTTTCCTGTGCTTTCCCCACATTCAAAGCATTTATTATGGAGAACAGAAGCGTGGTGCTGGAGAAAGTCCCTTCCTACGCATTCCTCAGTACCCATTACCAGAAGAAGAGAgggatgacgatgatgatgatgattttatgcaGTATCATAGAGAGGAGCAAGGACCAGTAGTGGAAGAGATGGAAGAAGAAGAGAATGACTTTGACGACTATTCATACTGA